A DNA window from Arachis hypogaea cultivar Tifrunner chromosome 18, arahy.Tifrunner.gnm2.J5K5, whole genome shotgun sequence contains the following coding sequences:
- the LOC112769295 gene encoding amino acid transporter AVT6E-like isoform X2 — translation MMALPATMKVLGVVLGIVLIILIGILSEISVELLIRYSVLVKASTYGEVVQHAMGKTARIMSEICIIVNNGGVLVVYLIIMGDVMSGSVHHMGVFDQLMGNGVWDQRKLVILVVMVVFLAPLCSLDKIDSLSMTSAASVALAVVFVVVTFSVAFIKLVEGRIEAPRLGPDLSSKTAILDLLVVIPIMTNAFVCHFNVQPIYNELAGRSPQKMNRVGRITLILCVLVYISTAMSGFLLFGKDTESDVLTNFDEDLGVRYSAALDYIVRVGYILHLILVFPVIHFSLRQTVDALLFEGSPPLSESRKRSLGLTAVLLVLIYIGSTMIPNIWTAFKFTGATTALTLGFMFPAIIVLRLGHQGGLSHGEWILSWFMLILSVVVSVIGVIGNVYSIQSKSE, via the coding sequence ATGATGGCCCTCCCTGCTACCATGAAGGTTCTTGGAGTGGTTTTGGGGATTGTGTTAATCATTCTTATAGGGATTTTATCGGAGATTAGTGTAGAATTGTTGATTAGATATTCGGTTTTGGTTAAAGCATCCACCTAtggggaggttgttcaacatgcTATGGGAAAAACTGCCAGGATTATGTCTGAGATCTGCATCATAGTCAACAATGGCGGTGTTCTGGTGGTTTACTTGATAATCATGGGGGATGTTATGTCTGGTTCTGTTCATCATATGGGGGTTTTTGACCAGCTAATGGGGAATGGTGTCTGGGATCAGAGAAAGCTTGTTATTCTTGTTGTCATGGTGGTTTTCCTTGCCCCACTTTGTTCCTTGGACAAGATCGATTCGTTGAGCATGACTTCGGCTGCCTCCGTGGCTCTTGCCGTCGTGTTTGTCGTAGTTACTTTTTCCGTGGCGTTCATTAAGCTTGTTGAAGGACGGATTGAGGCTCCACGGTTGGGTCCTGATCTGAGCTCAAAGACGGCCATCTTGGACTTGCTTGTGGTCATTCCAATCATGACCAATGCATTTGTCTGCCATTTTAACGTGCAGCCAATATACAATGAGCTCGCCGGGCGGTCTCCTCAGAAGATGAATCGAGTGGGAAGGATCACCTTAATACTGTGCGTCCTAGTTTATATCTCGACAGCAATGTCTGGTTTTCTACTATTTGGGAAAGACACAGAGTCTGACGTGTTGACTAATTTTGACGAGGATCTTGGAGTTCGTTATAGCGCAGCCTTAGACTACATAGTCAGGGTTGGCTACATTCTCCACTTGATACTTGTTTTTCCTGTCATTCATTTCTCTCTGAGGCAAACAGTGGATGCTTTGTTGTTTGAGGGATCACCTCCTCTATCAGAAAGCAGGAAGAGATCTTTGGGGCTGACGGCAGTTTTGTTGGTTCTCATATATATTGGATCTACCATGATTCCAAACATCTGGACAGCTTTTAAGTTCACGGGGGCAACGACGGCTCTTACATTGGGATTTATGTTTCCCGCTATTATTGTGTTGAGATTAGGCCATCAGGGGGGTTTGAGCCATGGAGAATGGATTCTATCATGGTTTATGCTGATACTTTCAGTGGTTGTTAGCGTAATTGGAGTCATTGGTAATGTGTATAGCATTCAGAGCAAGTCTGAGTGA
- the LOC112769295 gene encoding amino acid transporter AVT6E-like isoform X1 produces the protein MSKDTNYSSLPVSSYLELQPQNDSPQSLHRLSFDDETEFLGSKVAVHDRDADDDFEIDIDNYPLVVIGHNHGSGVPGAVFNLTTTIIGAGMMALPATMKVLGVVLGIVLIILIGILSEISVELLIRYSVLVKASTYGEVVQHAMGKTARIMSEICIIVNNGGVLVVYLIIMGDVMSGSVHHMGVFDQLMGNGVWDQRKLVILVVMVVFLAPLCSLDKIDSLSMTSAASVALAVVFVVVTFSVAFIKLVEGRIEAPRLGPDLSSKTAILDLLVVIPIMTNAFVCHFNVQPIYNELAGRSPQKMNRVGRITLILCVLVYISTAMSGFLLFGKDTESDVLTNFDEDLGVRYSAALDYIVRVGYILHLILVFPVIHFSLRQTVDALLFEGSPPLSESRKRSLGLTAVLLVLIYIGSTMIPNIWTAFKFTGATTALTLGFMFPAIIVLRLGHQGGLSHGEWILSWFMLILSVVVSVIGVIGNVYSIQSKSE, from the coding sequence ATGTCTAAGGATACTAATTATTCTTCGTTACCCGTTAGCTCATATCTAGAATTGCAACCTCAGAATGATTCCCCTCAATCCCTCCATAGGCTCTCTTTTGATGATGAAACCGAGTTTTTGGGGTCTAAGGTTGCAGTTCATGACCGCGACGCTGACGATGATTTCGAAATCGACATTGATAATTACCCGCTTGTTGTCATTGGCCATAACCATGGTTCCGGGGTGCCCGGAGCTGTGTTTAATTTGACTACCACCATTATAGGTGCAGGGATGATGGCCCTCCCTGCTACCATGAAGGTTCTTGGAGTGGTTTTGGGGATTGTGTTAATCATTCTTATAGGGATTTTATCGGAGATTAGTGTAGAATTGTTGATTAGATATTCGGTTTTGGTTAAAGCATCCACCTAtggggaggttgttcaacatgcTATGGGAAAAACTGCCAGGATTATGTCTGAGATCTGCATCATAGTCAACAATGGCGGTGTTCTGGTGGTTTACTTGATAATCATGGGGGATGTTATGTCTGGTTCTGTTCATCATATGGGGGTTTTTGACCAGCTAATGGGGAATGGTGTCTGGGATCAGAGAAAGCTTGTTATTCTTGTTGTCATGGTGGTTTTCCTTGCCCCACTTTGTTCCTTGGACAAGATCGATTCGTTGAGCATGACTTCGGCTGCCTCCGTGGCTCTTGCCGTCGTGTTTGTCGTAGTTACTTTTTCCGTGGCGTTCATTAAGCTTGTTGAAGGACGGATTGAGGCTCCACGGTTGGGTCCTGATCTGAGCTCAAAGACGGCCATCTTGGACTTGCTTGTGGTCATTCCAATCATGACCAATGCATTTGTCTGCCATTTTAACGTGCAGCCAATATACAATGAGCTCGCCGGGCGGTCTCCTCAGAAGATGAATCGAGTGGGAAGGATCACCTTAATACTGTGCGTCCTAGTTTATATCTCGACAGCAATGTCTGGTTTTCTACTATTTGGGAAAGACACAGAGTCTGACGTGTTGACTAATTTTGACGAGGATCTTGGAGTTCGTTATAGCGCAGCCTTAGACTACATAGTCAGGGTTGGCTACATTCTCCACTTGATACTTGTTTTTCCTGTCATTCATTTCTCTCTGAGGCAAACAGTGGATGCTTTGTTGTTTGAGGGATCACCTCCTCTATCAGAAAGCAGGAAGAGATCTTTGGGGCTGACGGCAGTTTTGTTGGTTCTCATATATATTGGATCTACCATGATTCCAAACATCTGGACAGCTTTTAAGTTCACGGGGGCAACGACGGCTCTTACATTGGGATTTATGTTTCCCGCTATTATTGTGTTGAGATTAGGCCATCAGGGGGGTTTGAGCCATGGAGAATGGATTCTATCATGGTTTATGCTGATACTTTCAGTGGTTGTTAGCGTAATTGGAGTCATTGGTAATGTGTATAGCATTCAGAGCAAGTCTGAGTGA